One segment of Grus americana isolate bGruAme1 chromosome 23, bGruAme1.mat, whole genome shotgun sequence DNA contains the following:
- the AZIN2 gene encoding antizyme inhibitor 2 isoform X1, protein MNGYLNESNFMMVEEGFTTRDLLENLLVELCQVSDQQAFFVADLGDIVKKHLHFLKALPRVKPYFPVKCNGSEGVIRLLAELGAGFACTTKAEIARVQSIGVPADKIFYSSPCKQVAHIKYAASRSVQLMTFDNEVELSKVARSHPRARMLLGIAADSSPSAHPNMTFGTTLKSCRHLLETAKEQAVEVVGISFHLGSCGLEPQAFARSVAAAQLAIEVGTELGYRMHLLDIGGGFPGTEDTRAQFKEIAAVINSALDLYFPDGCGVEIIARPGRYYVTSAFTLAASITAMEEVPAEQPGSDEEESGGKNSLVYHLNDGIYGTFSCLLFDSPCPRPQLHKRPCPDHPSRSSSLRGPPAHTEDRIADGLELPELHVGDWLIFEDMGAYTIATSSSPGGCPQPQITYAMSRMAWKAVQLFQGKPPQTEDDRESVCAPLSCGWEMAETLCVTPVFAPASII, encoded by the exons ATGAACGGGTACTTGAACGAATCCAATTTCATGATGGTGGAGGAGGGCTTCACCACCAGAGACCTCCTGGAGAACCTCCTTGTGGAGCTGTGCCAGGTG AGTGACCAGCAAGCCTTCTTCGTGGCAGACCTTGGGGACATTGTGAAGAAACACCTGCATTTCCTGAAGGCCTTGCCTCGTGTGAAACCCTACTTCCCGGTCAAGTGCAACGGCAGTGAAGGAGTGATACGGCTGCTGGCTGAGCTGGGGGCAGGCTTTGCCTGTACCACCAAG GCAGAGATTGCACGGGTTCAAAGCATCGGAGTCCCAGCTGATAAGATCTTCTACAGCAGCCCCTGCAAGCAGGTTGCCCACATCAAATACGCAGCCAGCCGCAGCGTGCAGCTGATGACCTTCGACAACGAGGTGGAGCTGAGCAAGGTGGCCAGGAGCCACCCTCGTGCCAG GATGTTGTTGGGTATTGCTGCTGACTCCAGCCCCTCCGCCCATCCCAACATGACGTTTGGGACCACGCTCAAGTCCTGCCGACACCTGCTAGAGACAGCGAAGGAGCAGGCTGTGGAGGTTGTTGGCATCAG CTTTCACCTTGGGAGCTGCGGTCTGGAGCCCCAGGCCTTCGCTCGGTCTGTGGCCGCGGCGCAGCTGGCCATTGAGGTGGGCACAGAGCTGGGCTACCGGATGCACCTCCTGGACATCGGAGGGGGATTCCCCGGCACCGAGGACACCAGAGCCCAGTTCAAAGAG ATCGCTGCCGTGATAAACTCTGCCTTGGACTTGTATTTCCCAGACGGCTGCGGGGTGGAGATCATCGCGAGACCGGGGCGATACTACGTCACCTCTGCCTTCACCTTAGCTGCCAGCATCACTGCCATGGAAGAGGTTCCTGCGGAGCAGCCTGGCTCTGACG AGGAAGAGTCTGGCGGCAAGAATAGCCTGGTGTATCACCTCAACGATGGCATCTACGGCACCTTCAGCTGCCTCCTGTTTGACAGTCCCTGCCCCAGACCTCAGCTGCACAAG AGACCCTGCCCAGACCACCCCTCGCGCAGCAGCAGCCTCCGGGGCCCCCCAGCACACACGGAGGATCGCATTGCCGACGGCCTGGAGCTGCCTGAGCTGCACGTCGGGGACTGGTTGATTTTTGAGGACATGGGTGCCTACACCATCGCAACCTCCTCCTCGCctggggggtgtccccagccgCAGATCACCTATGCCATGTCCCGCATGGCCTG GAAAGCCGTCCAGCTCTTCCAGGGAAAGCCACCGCAAACAGAAGATGACCGCGAGAGCGTCTGCGCCCCGCTGTCCTGCGGCTGGGAGATGGCGGAGACGCTGTGTGTCACCCCTGTCTTCGCTCCGGCCAGCATCATCTGA
- the AZIN2 gene encoding antizyme inhibitor 2 isoform X3, with protein MLLGIAADSSPSAHPNMTFGTTLKSCRHLLETAKEQAVEVVGISFHLGSCGLEPQAFARSVAAAQLAIEVGTELGYRMHLLDIGGGFPGTEDTRAQFKEIAAVINSALDLYFPDGCGVEIIARPGRYYVTSAFTLAASITAMEEVPAEQPGSDEEESGGKNSLVYHLNDGIYGTFSCLLFDSPCPRPQLHKRPCPDHPSRSSSLRGPPAHTEDRIADGLELPELHVGDWLIFEDMGAYTIATSSSPGGCPQPQITYAMSRMAWKAVQLFQGKPPQTEDDRESVCAPLSCGWEMAETLCVTPVFAPASII; from the exons ATGTTGTTGGGTATTGCTGCTGACTCCAGCCCCTCCGCCCATCCCAACATGACGTTTGGGACCACGCTCAAGTCCTGCCGACACCTGCTAGAGACAGCGAAGGAGCAGGCTGTGGAGGTTGTTGGCATCAG CTTTCACCTTGGGAGCTGCGGTCTGGAGCCCCAGGCCTTCGCTCGGTCTGTGGCCGCGGCGCAGCTGGCCATTGAGGTGGGCACAGAGCTGGGCTACCGGATGCACCTCCTGGACATCGGAGGGGGATTCCCCGGCACCGAGGACACCAGAGCCCAGTTCAAAGAG ATCGCTGCCGTGATAAACTCTGCCTTGGACTTGTATTTCCCAGACGGCTGCGGGGTGGAGATCATCGCGAGACCGGGGCGATACTACGTCACCTCTGCCTTCACCTTAGCTGCCAGCATCACTGCCATGGAAGAGGTTCCTGCGGAGCAGCCTGGCTCTGACG AGGAAGAGTCTGGCGGCAAGAATAGCCTGGTGTATCACCTCAACGATGGCATCTACGGCACCTTCAGCTGCCTCCTGTTTGACAGTCCCTGCCCCAGACCTCAGCTGCACAAG AGACCCTGCCCAGACCACCCCTCGCGCAGCAGCAGCCTCCGGGGCCCCCCAGCACACACGGAGGATCGCATTGCCGACGGCCTGGAGCTGCCTGAGCTGCACGTCGGGGACTGGTTGATTTTTGAGGACATGGGTGCCTACACCATCGCAACCTCCTCCTCGCctggggggtgtccccagccgCAGATCACCTATGCCATGTCCCGCATGGCCTG GAAAGCCGTCCAGCTCTTCCAGGGAAAGCCACCGCAAACAGAAGATGACCGCGAGAGCGTCTGCGCCCCGCTGTCCTGCGGCTGGGAGATGGCGGAGACGCTGTGTGTCACCCCTGTCTTCGCTCCGGCCAGCATCATCTGA
- the NDUFS5 gene encoding NADH dehydrogenase [ubiquinone] iron-sulfur protein 5 codes for MPFWELQRQLGIDVDRWLLRQSMPQPYAKAGACHAFEREWVECGHGLGQTRARRECQPEYEDFMECMHRTKLAVRLRTILEQRDKMIKEGKYTPPDYHKGKEESRP; via the exons ATGCCGTTCTGGGAGCTGCAGCGACAGCTAGGCATCGATGTGGACCGGTGGTTGCTGCGGCAGAGCATGCCGCAGCCCTACGCCAAGGCCGGGGCCTGTCACGCCTTCGAGCGGGAGTGGGTGGAGTGCGGGCACGGCCTGGGCCAGACCCGGGCCCGCCGCGAGTGCCAGCCCGAGTACGAAGACTTCATGGAGTGCATGCACCGCACCAAGCTG GCTGTGCGGCTGAGAACCATCCTCGAGCAGAGGGACAAGATGATCAAGGAAGGGAAGTACACGCCGCCCGACTACCACAAGGGCAAAGAGGAGTCGCGGCCTTGA
- the AZIN2 gene encoding antizyme inhibitor 2 isoform X2, whose amino-acid sequence MNGYLNESNFMMVEEGFTTRDLLENLLVELCQSDQQAFFVADLGDIVKKHLHFLKALPRVKPYFPVKCNGSEGVIRLLAELGAGFACTTKAEIARVQSIGVPADKIFYSSPCKQVAHIKYAASRSVQLMTFDNEVELSKVARSHPRARMLLGIAADSSPSAHPNMTFGTTLKSCRHLLETAKEQAVEVVGISFHLGSCGLEPQAFARSVAAAQLAIEVGTELGYRMHLLDIGGGFPGTEDTRAQFKEIAAVINSALDLYFPDGCGVEIIARPGRYYVTSAFTLAASITAMEEVPAEQPGSDEEESGGKNSLVYHLNDGIYGTFSCLLFDSPCPRPQLHKRPCPDHPSRSSSLRGPPAHTEDRIADGLELPELHVGDWLIFEDMGAYTIATSSSPGGCPQPQITYAMSRMAWKAVQLFQGKPPQTEDDRESVCAPLSCGWEMAETLCVTPVFAPASII is encoded by the exons ATGAACGGGTACTTGAACGAATCCAATTTCATGATGGTGGAGGAGGGCTTCACCACCAGAGACCTCCTGGAGAACCTCCTTGTGGAGCTGTGCCAG AGTGACCAGCAAGCCTTCTTCGTGGCAGACCTTGGGGACATTGTGAAGAAACACCTGCATTTCCTGAAGGCCTTGCCTCGTGTGAAACCCTACTTCCCGGTCAAGTGCAACGGCAGTGAAGGAGTGATACGGCTGCTGGCTGAGCTGGGGGCAGGCTTTGCCTGTACCACCAAG GCAGAGATTGCACGGGTTCAAAGCATCGGAGTCCCAGCTGATAAGATCTTCTACAGCAGCCCCTGCAAGCAGGTTGCCCACATCAAATACGCAGCCAGCCGCAGCGTGCAGCTGATGACCTTCGACAACGAGGTGGAGCTGAGCAAGGTGGCCAGGAGCCACCCTCGTGCCAG GATGTTGTTGGGTATTGCTGCTGACTCCAGCCCCTCCGCCCATCCCAACATGACGTTTGGGACCACGCTCAAGTCCTGCCGACACCTGCTAGAGACAGCGAAGGAGCAGGCTGTGGAGGTTGTTGGCATCAG CTTTCACCTTGGGAGCTGCGGTCTGGAGCCCCAGGCCTTCGCTCGGTCTGTGGCCGCGGCGCAGCTGGCCATTGAGGTGGGCACAGAGCTGGGCTACCGGATGCACCTCCTGGACATCGGAGGGGGATTCCCCGGCACCGAGGACACCAGAGCCCAGTTCAAAGAG ATCGCTGCCGTGATAAACTCTGCCTTGGACTTGTATTTCCCAGACGGCTGCGGGGTGGAGATCATCGCGAGACCGGGGCGATACTACGTCACCTCTGCCTTCACCTTAGCTGCCAGCATCACTGCCATGGAAGAGGTTCCTGCGGAGCAGCCTGGCTCTGACG AGGAAGAGTCTGGCGGCAAGAATAGCCTGGTGTATCACCTCAACGATGGCATCTACGGCACCTTCAGCTGCCTCCTGTTTGACAGTCCCTGCCCCAGACCTCAGCTGCACAAG AGACCCTGCCCAGACCACCCCTCGCGCAGCAGCAGCCTCCGGGGCCCCCCAGCACACACGGAGGATCGCATTGCCGACGGCCTGGAGCTGCCTGAGCTGCACGTCGGGGACTGGTTGATTTTTGAGGACATGGGTGCCTACACCATCGCAACCTCCTCCTCGCctggggggtgtccccagccgCAGATCACCTATGCCATGTCCCGCATGGCCTG GAAAGCCGTCCAGCTCTTCCAGGGAAAGCCACCGCAAACAGAAGATGACCGCGAGAGCGTCTGCGCCCCGCTGTCCTGCGGCTGGGAGATGGCGGAGACGCTGTGTGTCACCCCTGTCTTCGCTCCGGCCAGCATCATCTGA